In the Onychostoma macrolepis isolate SWU-2019 chromosome 09, ASM1243209v1, whole genome shotgun sequence genome, one interval contains:
- the LOC131547145 gene encoding uncharacterized protein LOC131547145, whose protein sequence is MEVFQNRVLHLNLCILTLLTNADYSKSNQEQRIRQHINKTVIAGETVTLHCNKTQFDDDFTWKMNKSVIFRQVSDINITKTNLSSNRIHVDPAAPRELTIHQIQASDAGNYSCYPAAMRWTLTITENTIRSASLKQIPLYIIIIISCSGVIMVCLIITFSICIHRSCKNNKQSHREMGQDISQAPARRRIQTQNSQYFERYNSVYGQL, encoded by the exons ATGGAGGTTTTTCAAAACAGGGTCCTGCATCTGAATTTGTGCATCCTTACTTTACTGACTAATGCAG ATTATTCCAAATCTAATCAAGAGCAAAGGATTCGGCAGCACATCAACAAAACAGTAATTGCGGGGGAAACAGTTACTCTTCACTGCAACAAAACCCAGTTTGATGATGATTTCACATGGAAAATGAACAAGTCTGTTATTTTTAGGCAGGTCTCTGATATTAACATAACTAAGACAAACTTGAGCTCAAACAGGATTCACGTCGACCCAGCAGCTCCGAGAGAATTAACAATACATCAAATACAAGCGTCTGATGCTGGAAACTACAGCTGTTACCCAGCAGCGATGAGATGGACATTAACAATAACAG AAAACACAATCAGATCAGCATCACTCAAACAAATTCCACtgtacatcatcatcatcatctcatgTTCTGGGGTCATTATGGTTTGTCTGATCATCACCTTCAGCATCTGCATTCACAG gagctgtaaaaacaacaaacagagTCACAGAGAAATGGGACAGGACATT TCACAGGCACCAGCCAGACGAAGGATACAGACTCAAAACAGTCAGTACTTTGAAAGATACAACTCAGTGTATGGACAATTATGa